A genomic window from Companilactobacillus alimentarius DSM 20249 includes:
- a CDS encoding DPBB and LysM peptidoglycan-binding domain-containing protein, with the protein MALTAIAATSHTAQAAVSLDSNHVQVEAGDTYKSIAAANGITIAELEQANGREVGGFDLIFPGETVTLPGATATTATTDTQQAATSQATTPQASVEETSYQAPTQTQDTQSTQATTQSAQTTPSATQQTASTTTSAASNTTTNTNTTSTTGTSQGTFKISFYDPSVLGSNMGYGGVAANLSVFPKGTQLKITLSDGTVLYRTVNDTGTFAYSNPNQLDVAMPNNQIPSYGVTTASVEVI; encoded by the coding sequence ATGGCTTTGACAGCAATTGCAGCAACATCACATACTGCTCAAGCTGCAGTCTCACTCGACAGTAACCATGTTCAAGTTGAAGCAGGTGACACATATAAGAGTATCGCTGCTGCTAACGGCATTACAATCGCCGAACTAGAACAAGCAAACGGCCGTGAAGTTGGCGGATTTGACTTAATCTTCCCTGGTGAAACAGTTACATTGCCAGGTGCTACTGCTACAACAGCTACAACTGATACACAACAAGCAGCTACATCGCAAGCAACAACTCCACAAGCTAGTGTTGAAGAAACAAGTTACCAAGCACCAACACAAACACAAGATACACAAAGTACACAGGCTACAACACAAAGCGCACAAACAACACCAAGTGCTACACAACAAACAGCAAGTACAACTACTAGTGCTGCAAGTAACACAACAACAAACACTAATACAACAAGTACAACAGGTACATCACAGGGTACATTCAAGATTTCATTCTATGACCCATCTGTATTAGGTTCAAATATGGGTTATGGCGGTGTTGCTGCTAACCTTTCAGTTTTCCCTAAGGGAACACAATTGAAGATCACACTTTCTGACGGTACAGTATTGTACAGAACAGTTAATGATACAGGAACATTTGCCTACAGCAACCCTAACCAATTAGACGTTGCTATGCCAAATAACCAAATTCCTTCATACGGTGTTACAACAGCATCTGTTGAAGTAATTTAA
- a CDS encoding C69 family dipeptidase: MKNPSSDCTEILVGKAASMDGSTIVARNEDGYGPINPIKFVAHAATDQKDAYFVSKTTGVKVPLPNHSYRYTATPQADQSDGQYEEAGINELNVGMSSTETTATNARVLGYDPLVHDGVDEEAMLTLVLPYVKTAKEGVLRLGKLLEKYGTGECNSIAFNDKNEVWLLETAGGHHWAAMRLPDDAYAIVPNQTVVEEIDVSDADNYLVATDLIDFVEKHHLNPQPGHFNFREIFGTQSEADAYYNTPRTWYGQKLFNPEIEQSPTSQTMPMVRKPSKKIAIEDVEYFLSSHYNGTKYDPFGTFTSGTDKEQRQFRSIAMDRNQASSILQIRNDVDDNHAAIQWLAMGFFAYSPYVPFYTNVTDTPEDYKNTTNEVSIDNVYWLEKTLSVMIEPHYHEYSDMIHAYLDACQSYARQRIEVTDEVIDGFTNDVSEFLTESNSKTAGEVSKRTHDLFNNLVKKGLLLSKTTWEKGQNL, encoded by the coding sequence ATGAAAAATCCTAGTTCTGATTGTACTGAAATTCTAGTTGGTAAAGCCGCTAGTATGGATGGTTCCACTATAGTTGCCCGTAACGAGGATGGCTATGGCCCAATTAATCCAATTAAATTCGTAGCTCACGCTGCTACTGATCAAAAAGATGCTTACTTTGTTTCCAAAACTACCGGAGTAAAGGTGCCATTACCTAATCACTCGTATCGTTACACTGCTACACCACAAGCTGATCAAAGTGATGGTCAATATGAAGAGGCTGGTATCAACGAATTGAATGTTGGTATGAGTTCCACCGAAACGACTGCTACTAATGCTCGAGTTTTGGGGTATGATCCATTAGTCCATGATGGTGTTGATGAAGAAGCAATGCTAACGTTAGTTTTGCCATATGTTAAAACAGCTAAAGAGGGAGTTTTGCGTTTAGGAAAGCTCTTGGAAAAATATGGTACAGGCGAATGTAACAGTATTGCCTTTAATGATAAAAATGAGGTCTGGTTATTGGAAACAGCAGGTGGACACCATTGGGCTGCAATGCGCTTGCCAGATGATGCTTATGCCATTGTTCCTAACCAAACTGTGGTAGAAGAAATTGATGTCAGTGACGCTGATAATTATTTGGTAGCCACAGACCTAATTGACTTCGTAGAGAAACATCACTTAAATCCACAACCAGGTCACTTTAACTTCCGAGAAATATTCGGTACTCAAAGTGAAGCGGATGCTTATTACAACACGCCTCGTACTTGGTATGGACAAAAGTTGTTTAATCCTGAAATTGAACAGTCTCCAACATCACAAACTATGCCAATGGTTAGAAAGCCATCTAAGAAAATTGCAATTGAAGATGTCGAATATTTCTTGTCATCACATTACAACGGGACTAAGTATGATCCATTCGGTACATTTACTTCTGGCACTGATAAGGAACAACGTCAATTCCGCTCAATTGCGATGGATAGAAACCAAGCTTCTTCTATTCTACAAATCAGAAATGATGTCGATGATAATCATGCGGCTATTCAATGGTTGGCAATGGGCTTCTTTGCATATAGCCCTTACGTGCCTTTCTATACGAATGTTACTGATACGCCTGAGGATTATAAGAATACGACCAATGAAGTCTCAATCGACAATGTTTATTGGTTGGAAAAGACTTTGTCAGTTATGATTGAGCCTCATTATCACGAATATTCAGATATGATCCATGCTTATCTTGACGCATGTCAATCATATGCTCGTCAAAGAATTGAAGTCACTGATGAAGTGATTGATGGCTTTACCAATGACGTTTCGGAATTCTTAACTGAAAGTAATTCTAAGACAGCTGGTGAAGTTTCAAAGAGAACTCACGATTTATTTAATAATTTAGTTAAAAAAGGTCTGCTTCTTTCAAAGACAACTTGGGAAAAAGGTCAGAATTTATAA
- a CDS encoding glycoside hydrolase family 3 C-terminal domain-containing protein, whose product MEEIIYESNSLNLRLASESITLVKNGVPSKKSSSILPLKKKVKLAVIGPHVKNIYHWLGDYTAPQLNSQYTSFIESLREYTSNITYIKGSNIRETIQGNKLINEAVNISSNADAVVLTMGGSSMRNFDMSFLNNGAMSNESILRNTDTGENVDVASLSLGGNQIDLLKALKKIGTPIIVVMIQGRPYDITEVMQLADAVLIAWYPGQQGPKAVSDILFGKTNPNGKLPISYPRNTEQLPVYYYQRRVLRNENYFDETGSPLFEFGYGLSYALFNYKNLKIKYKDNIIQISIDIKNISSRDGKETILLFSSFFGTDVLPRQKQLIDYRKVFLEPNQTKTIHFRIKSNKLLYVDKNMQCKKPKKIKLSIKKLSESLEL is encoded by the coding sequence ATGGAAGAGATAATATACGAAAGTAATAGTTTAAACTTAAGACTGGCATCTGAAAGTATAACTTTAGTTAAAAATGGAGTACCATCAAAAAAAAGTTCCAGCATATTACCGCTTAAAAAGAAAGTAAAACTTGCCGTAATTGGTCCACACGTAAAAAATATTTATCATTGGTTAGGTGACTACACTGCCCCTCAACTAAATAGTCAATACACTTCATTTATTGAATCCTTGCGTGAATATACCTCTAATATTACATATATTAAAGGAAGTAATATTAGAGAAACCATTCAAGGTAATAAATTAATTAATGAAGCAGTGAATATTTCCAGTAACGCTGATGCCGTAGTGCTAACGATGGGTGGTTCATCAATGAGAAACTTTGATATGAGTTTTTTAAATAATGGTGCTATGAGCAATGAAAGTATTCTAAGGAACACGGATACGGGAGAAAATGTAGATGTTGCAAGTCTTAGTCTTGGAGGTAATCAAATTGATTTATTAAAAGCCTTAAAGAAGATTGGGACGCCGATCATTGTAGTTATGATTCAGGGTAGGCCTTATGATATTACAGAGGTAATGCAACTAGCAGATGCCGTATTGATAGCATGGTACCCCGGACAGCAAGGTCCTAAAGCTGTATCAGATATTTTATTTGGAAAAACTAATCCAAATGGTAAATTGCCAATCAGCTATCCTAGAAATACAGAACAATTACCTGTTTATTACTATCAGAGAAGGGTTTTAAGAAATGAAAATTATTTTGATGAAACGGGATCTCCTCTTTTTGAATTTGGTTATGGACTCAGTTATGCATTGTTTAATTATAAAAACTTGAAAATAAAATATAAAGATAATATTATTCAGATCTCTATAGATATAAAGAATATATCTAGTCGGGATGGTAAAGAAACAATATTGCTATTTTCAAGCTTCTTTGGAACTGATGTACTTCCACGGCAGAAGCAATTAATAGACTATAGGAAGGTTTTTTTAGAACCTAATCAAACAAAAACAATCCATTTCAGGATTAAAAGTAATAAACTATTGTATGTAGATAAAAATATGCAATGTAAAAAACCGAAAAAAATTAAACTATCAATAAAGAAACTAAGTGAATCACTTGAATTATAG
- a CDS encoding SLAP domain-containing protein, whose protein sequence is MKKEKFLVAVAASIMLAPVALNSLPTETVDAAAVGTTSAVTPIYDANGKLTGQSLSAGSKWKLGQQITLNGVANYQVATNEYVPATYITNVVGSANPEDDTQTVGRYISNNPDAGKTVTAKQTLSIVDGYGNETGRTLPANSQWKIGRTLHVNKMIYYEVGTNEYILATDVSIAGEAGNSNETVQDVNFGKTATIKNTQQLVDSSGKAIGVSLPTGSKWKLGSYMKLNGVGYYQVATNEWVLATGISVDSNTTNNGSYIIGGSTAAGKTGTITVNNAPIVNGAGIATGQTLSKGSQWKVGSQTLNYDKQAFYQVATDEFVSDMYMNINSDSTTTNTANTTNSSGVPTPGNGLIATLTKNQQVYNSSTNSYGQTLPVNSAWKISQLVVNKYGSYWGQVATNQWVWITDTRLNSGLNLKSNSYYEPEFATSIDK, encoded by the coding sequence ATGAAAAAAGAAAAATTTTTAGTTGCTGTTGCTGCTTCAATTATGTTAGCTCCAGTCGCTTTGAATTCTTTACCAACAGAAACCGTTGATGCAGCTGCTGTTGGAACAACTTCCGCTGTTACACCTATTTATGATGCAAATGGTAAATTAACTGGTCAATCCTTATCGGCCGGTAGTAAGTGGAAATTAGGTCAACAGATTACACTAAACGGAGTAGCTAATTATCAAGTTGCTACTAATGAATATGTACCTGCAACATATATTACAAATGTCGTTGGTTCAGCAAATCCAGAAGATGACACACAAACTGTTGGACGTTATATTTCAAATAATCCTGATGCCGGAAAGACTGTTACAGCTAAGCAAACATTGAGTATTGTCGACGGTTATGGCAATGAAACTGGAAGAACTTTACCAGCTAATAGTCAATGGAAAATTGGTCGAACTTTACACGTTAATAAGATGATCTATTACGAAGTTGGGACTAATGAGTATATTCTTGCTACGGATGTTTCAATTGCTGGCGAAGCGGGAAATTCTAATGAAACTGTTCAAGATGTAAACTTTGGAAAAACAGCTACAATCAAAAATACTCAACAATTAGTTGATAGTAGTGGTAAAGCAATCGGAGTTAGTTTACCTACAGGTAGTAAGTGGAAACTCGGTAGTTATATGAAGTTAAATGGTGTCGGATATTATCAAGTCGCTACTAACGAATGGGTTTTGGCAACTGGTATTAGTGTCGATAGTAATACTACTAATAATGGAAGCTATATTATTGGTGGAAGTACTGCTGCCGGTAAAACAGGTACAATAACGGTAAATAATGCACCAATCGTGAATGGCGCTGGAATAGCAACTGGACAAACTTTAAGTAAAGGCAGTCAATGGAAAGTCGGCAGTCAAACTTTGAATTATGACAAACAAGCCTTTTATCAAGTTGCTACTGATGAATTTGTCTCTGATATGTATATGAATATTAATAGTGATAGCACTACTACCAATACTGCTAATACTACTAATTCTTCAGGTGTACCAACACCAGGTAATGGTTTGATTGCAACATTGACAAAGAATCAGCAAGTTTACAACTCATCAACTAATTCATATGGTCAAACTTTACCAGTCAACTCAGCTTGGAAGATTAGTCAATTAGTTGTTAACAAGTACGGCTCATATTGGGGTCAAGTTGCTACCAACCAATGGGTTTGGATAACTGATACAAGATTGAACAGTGGACTTAATTTGAAGAGTAATTCGTATTATGAACCAGAATTTGCTACAAGTATTGATAAGTAG
- a CDS encoding MurR/RpiR family transcriptional regulator, giving the protein MQNNINMLIKSYYDNLTGTSKDIADYLLENPQTSSALTITDLAKKTNSSISSISRFAKKLGFNNFQELKINLLTSTTTKRETNNLFQEINPDDTLKEMAKKVFTSNVSALNATIDTLSQNQLQAAVQIITSKNSIAFFGLGASAIVALDGYHKFLRSDKTPLFANDFHMQLMMATTLKPDTCAVVISHSGENRDALKLAQKLREKDIKTIGITSYGNSSLTKLADLTLLSISEETNYQDEALHAIIAQISLIDTLFVLTAMKDDKQTTDIFQEIRETINDTRLNK; this is encoded by the coding sequence ATGCAAAATAATATTAATATGTTAATCAAATCCTACTATGATAACTTAACTGGAACTTCGAAAGATATTGCCGACTATCTTCTAGAAAATCCTCAAACTAGCTCTGCTTTGACTATTACTGACTTAGCCAAAAAAACTAATTCTTCGATTTCCTCGATTTCTCGATTCGCTAAGAAATTAGGCTTCAACAACTTTCAAGAGTTGAAAATAAATCTTTTAACATCGACAACCACTAAAAGGGAAACTAATAATCTCTTTCAAGAGATCAATCCTGACGACACGCTTAAAGAAATGGCGAAAAAAGTTTTCACATCTAATGTATCAGCTTTGAACGCTACTATTGATACTTTGAGCCAAAATCAACTTCAAGCAGCCGTTCAGATAATTACCAGTAAAAATTCCATCGCCTTCTTTGGGTTGGGAGCTTCTGCAATTGTTGCCTTAGATGGATACCACAAGTTCTTACGCTCTGATAAAACGCCCCTTTTTGCTAATGATTTCCACATGCAATTGATGATGGCTACTACTTTAAAGCCCGATACTTGTGCAGTCGTGATCTCCCACAGTGGCGAAAACAGAGACGCTTTAAAATTAGCTCAAAAACTCCGTGAGAAAGATATTAAAACAATTGGTATCACAAGCTACGGTAATTCATCCTTAACCAAATTAGCTGATCTGACTCTGCTGTCAATTTCCGAAGAAACTAATTATCAAGATGAAGCACTGCACGCTATCATTGCTCAAATTTCCTTAATAGATACACTATTCGTCTTAACTGCCATGAAGGATGACAAGCAAACTACTGATATCTTTCAAGAAATCCGCGAAACTATCAATGACACTCGTCTAAATAAATAA
- a CDS encoding gluconate:H+ symporter, whose protein sequence is MAFLVLILGVALLLFLIIKLKMNTFVSLIITSIAVGIGLGIPMTKIATSIQDGIGGQLGELSIVFGFGAMLGRLVADAGGAYRISHTLIQKFGKKRLQLAIVLASFIIGIALFFEVGMVLLIPIVFAIALEAGVSILYLGIPMAAALSVTHGFLPPHPAPTAISAVLNANAGHVLLYGIIVAIPAVIVAGPVYTRIAKKIVPDAFNRKGNLSALGPQKKFELENTPGFGISVLTSLFPVILMAITTVYQLVFNGGSVPKNPSLLDSIIAFIGTPAITMTISLLVAMYTMGWARRFKTPEIMKSLEDAVKSIAMLLLVIGGGGAFKQVLIDGGVGDQVMKLFTGVNISPLLLGWLIAVVLRIALGSATVASLTAAGLVLPLMTSAGVNPALMVLAVGAGSLAASHVNDAGFWMFKEYFDLTVKETLLTWTVLESLISVVGIICVMILSIFI, encoded by the coding sequence ATGGCTTTCTTAGTATTAATTTTAGGTGTAGCTTTACTATTATTTTTAATAATTAAATTAAAGATGAACACCTTCGTTTCATTGATCATTACTTCTATAGCTGTTGGAATTGGTTTAGGAATTCCGATGACTAAAATTGCCACAAGTATTCAAGACGGGATAGGTGGACAATTAGGTGAATTGTCAATTGTCTTTGGTTTTGGCGCTATGTTAGGTCGACTGGTAGCTGACGCTGGTGGTGCCTATCGAATCTCACATACTTTGATTCAAAAGTTTGGGAAAAAACGACTTCAATTAGCAATTGTTTTAGCATCATTTATTATTGGTATTGCTTTGTTCTTTGAAGTAGGGATGGTTCTTTTAATTCCAATCGTCTTCGCTATTGCACTAGAAGCCGGAGTTTCAATTCTTTATTTAGGAATTCCCATGGCAGCAGCACTTTCCGTCACACACGGATTCTTACCACCACATCCTGCACCTACAGCTATCAGTGCGGTTTTGAATGCTAATGCAGGTCATGTCTTGTTGTACGGAATAATTGTAGCGATTCCAGCTGTTATTGTTGCAGGACCAGTTTATACTCGAATTGCTAAAAAAATTGTCCCTGATGCATTTAATCGAAAGGGTAATCTATCTGCTTTAGGACCACAGAAGAAGTTTGAATTAGAGAATACTCCAGGATTTGGTATTAGTGTTTTAACATCGTTGTTTCCAGTTATCTTAATGGCAATTACAACAGTTTATCAATTAGTCTTTAATGGTGGATCTGTTCCTAAAAATCCTTCATTATTAGATTCAATTATTGCCTTTATCGGAACTCCTGCTATTACAATGACGATTTCATTGTTGGTAGCCATGTACACCATGGGTTGGGCCAGAAGATTCAAAACTCCAGAAATTATGAAGAGTCTGGAAGATGCTGTTAAATCAATTGCTATGTTGCTACTAGTAATTGGTGGTGGCGGTGCCTTCAAACAAGTTTTGATTGATGGCGGTGTCGGTGATCAAGTTATGAAATTATTCACTGGCGTCAATATCTCACCACTACTATTGGGTTGGTTAATTGCAGTTGTTTTGAGAATTGCTTTAGGTTCAGCCACCGTTGCTTCATTAACCGCAGCTGGATTGGTACTTCCATTGATGACTTCCGCTGGTGTAAATCCTGCTTTAATGGTTTTAGCTGTCGGAGCAGGATCATTAGCTGCATCTCATGTGAATGATGCTGGTTTTTGGATGTTTAAAGAGTATTTTGATCTGACAGTTAAGGAGACTTTGTTGACCTGGACCGTTTTGGAGAGCTTGATTTCAGTTGTTGGAATCATCTGTGTCATGATTTTAAGTATCTTTATTTAA
- the gntK gene encoding gluconokinase, with protein MEYMVGVDIGTTSTKSVLYDMKGKVIAYANSGYQLYQDIPDMAEEDPEEIFDAVIEVLSQVIRKGKVQKDELKGVSFSSAMHSLILMDKDDQPLTRAITWADNRAAKYSEELKENGIGAEIYAKTGTPIHPMAPLSKILWIKNEKPELFKKTKKFIDLKSYVFFRLFGTYKMEYSIASATGMFNIFKLKWEKQALDLLGISTRQLPELVEPTDTIKGISSKYGKVLGITKDVPFVFGASDGVLSNLGVNAIDPGVVAVTIGTSGAVRVVVDKPVVDPNGKLFCYALTKDKWVVGGPVNNGGIVFRWVKDQLFAPEKITAEQMQVSTYDILTQIAEKIPAGSDGLLFHPYLGGERAPIWDAYARGSFFGLTRKHTRAHMVRAALEGIVYNLYIVMLMIEGITGKPKSIQATGGFARSALWRQMLADIFEQDVTIPESFESSCLGAAVLGMYSLGYIDDLSAVKDMVGVTDVHKPNEKNFEVYRELLPIWIRLSRVLEPEYKNIAEFQKKHMK; from the coding sequence ATGGAATATATGGTTGGCGTTGATATTGGAACAACTAGTACCAAGAGTGTCTTGTACGACATGAAAGGGAAGGTTATTGCATACGCTAATAGTGGCTATCAATTGTATCAAGATATACCTGATATGGCAGAGGAAGATCCCGAAGAGATTTTTGATGCCGTGATTGAAGTTTTGAGCCAAGTGATTCGTAAGGGTAAAGTTCAAAAGGATGAATTGAAGGGTGTTTCCTTTTCATCAGCAATGCACAGTTTGATTTTAATGGACAAGGATGATCAACCGCTAACACGTGCAATAACTTGGGCTGATAATCGTGCTGCTAAGTATAGTGAAGAATTAAAAGAAAATGGTATTGGGGCTGAGATTTATGCCAAAACTGGTACACCAATCCATCCAATGGCACCTTTGTCAAAGATTCTCTGGATCAAAAACGAAAAGCCAGAGTTATTCAAGAAAACTAAGAAATTTATTGATTTAAAATCATATGTATTTTTCCGATTATTTGGAACTTATAAGATGGAATATTCCATCGCTTCCGCAACTGGTATGTTCAATATTTTCAAGTTGAAATGGGAAAAACAAGCACTAGATCTCCTAGGAATCTCGACACGGCAATTACCAGAATTAGTGGAACCAACTGATACTATTAAAGGTATTAGCTCTAAATATGGCAAAGTCTTAGGAATTACCAAGGATGTACCATTCGTGTTTGGTGCCAGCGATGGCGTCTTATCAAATCTAGGTGTCAATGCGATTGACCCCGGAGTGGTAGCGGTAACTATCGGTACTAGTGGAGCTGTTCGAGTAGTTGTTGATAAGCCAGTTGTTGATCCTAATGGAAAATTGTTCTGTTATGCCTTAACCAAGGACAAATGGGTTGTCGGCGGACCAGTCAATAATGGTGGAATTGTCTTTCGCTGGGTAAAGGATCAATTGTTTGCTCCAGAGAAAATTACCGCAGAACAAATGCAAGTTTCTACCTATGATATATTGACTCAAATTGCTGAAAAGATTCCAGCTGGATCTGATGGTCTATTGTTCCATCCTTATCTTGGTGGTGAAAGAGCTCCAATTTGGGACGCTTATGCTCGAGGTTCATTCTTCGGATTAACCAGAAAGCATACCAGGGCTCATATGGTAAGAGCTGCTTTGGAAGGAATTGTTTATAACCTTTATATCGTTATGTTAATGATTGAAGGCATCACTGGAAAGCCTAAGAGTATCCAAGCAACCGGAGGCTTTGCTCGTTCAGCACTTTGGAGACAGATGTTAGCTGATATTTTTGAGCAAGATGTAACGATCCCCGAAAGTTTCGAAAGCTCATGTCTAGGCGCAGCAGTTTTAGGGATGTATTCATTAGGTTATATTGATGATCTCTCGGCTGTAAAAGATATGGTTGGTGTGACTGACGTTCACAAGCCAAATGAAAAGAATTTTGAAGTTTATCGTGAATTGTTGCCAATTTGGATAAGACTATCAAGAGTCTTGGAACCAGAATATAAGAATATTGCTGAATTTCAGAAGAAACATATGAAATAA
- the gnd gene encoding phosphogluconate dehydrogenase (NAD(+)-dependent, decarboxylating) produces the protein MNLAMIGLGKMGINLCENLIRNDNQVVAFDLNEVARQKASDIGAQNVSSLKEAVAALKKPRIVWVMLPAGRPTNETINELSQLLDQDDIVIDGGNSFYEDSLKHNEILKAKGIKFFDCGTSGGKSGANKDGNFMIGGDDYQTFQYIEPIFKDIAMKDGYLYTGKAGSGHYLKMVHNGIEYGMMEAIAEGFDVLEHSQFKYDNEAVAKVWSNGSVIRGWLMELAQDAFSKDNNLEHIKGIMHSSGEGKWTLDEALKLQVPTPVIGMSLMMRYRSLEDDTFTGKVVSALRNEFGGHATDKCE, from the coding sequence ATGAATTTAGCAATGATCGGTTTAGGAAAAATGGGTATTAACCTGTGTGAGAATTTAATTAGAAATGATAATCAAGTCGTCGCTTTTGATTTAAATGAAGTAGCTAGACAAAAGGCTAGTGATATTGGAGCACAGAATGTTTCTAGTCTCAAAGAAGCCGTTGCAGCTTTAAAAAAACCAAGAATCGTTTGGGTAATGTTGCCCGCTGGTAGACCAACTAACGAAACAATCAACGAACTAAGTCAACTTTTGGATCAAGACGATATCGTCATTGATGGCGGAAATTCATTTTATGAAGATTCACTCAAACATAATGAGATATTAAAAGCCAAAGGAATTAAATTCTTTGACTGTGGAACTTCCGGTGGTAAGAGTGGTGCTAATAAAGATGGTAATTTCATGATTGGCGGCGACGATTATCAAACCTTCCAATATATTGAACCAATTTTCAAGGACATTGCGATGAAAGATGGTTACTTGTACACCGGCAAAGCTGGAAGTGGACATTATCTCAAGATGGTCCATAACGGAATTGAGTACGGGATGATGGAAGCCATTGCCGAAGGATTTGATGTTTTGGAACACAGCCAATTCAAATATGATAATGAAGCCGTCGCTAAAGTTTGGTCAAACGGTTCCGTTATTCGCGGTTGGTTGATGGAATTAGCTCAAGACGCTTTTTCAAAAGACAACAATTTGGAACATATCAAAGGAATCATGCATTCATCTGGCGAAGGCAAGTGGACCTTAGATGAAGCCTTGAAGTTGCAAGTTCCAACCCCAGTTATCGGCATGTCCTTGATGATGAGATACCGTTCATTAGAAGATGATACCTTCACTGGAAAAGTTGTTTCTGCCTTGAGAAACGAATTTGGTGGTCACGCAACCGATAAGTGTGAATAA
- a CDS encoding TetR/AcrR family transcriptional regulator: MDNQFDIYREAEKTEKLTPKQKLIFHSAIDLFSKQGYANTSTKEISEHAGVSEGSIFRKFNNKEDLLMAILTPLTNKILPQDINQFSQTAYQNGTLNLKYFLTTMINDRISLFKYNYKIMKIFLSEFIYDQEIHVRLIESIPKKSFQQFNQVLDELKEKNLLIDWNNLEILRFIASNILGYLIQHYIIADGKKWDEPLEIEHVTEFIVKGLTPIK; the protein is encoded by the coding sequence ATGGATAATCAATTTGATATTTATCGTGAAGCAGAAAAAACTGAAAAATTAACACCAAAACAAAAATTGATTTTCCATTCAGCAATTGATTTGTTTTCTAAACAAGGTTATGCTAACACTTCAACTAAAGAAATCTCTGAACATGCTGGAGTTTCCGAAGGAAGCATTTTTCGTAAGTTTAATAATAAAGAAGATTTATTAATGGCAATTCTGACACCTTTGACAAATAAAATCTTGCCCCAAGATATAAATCAATTTTCTCAAACTGCCTATCAGAACGGTACTCTTAATTTAAAGTACTTTTTAACAACTATGATTAATGACCGTATCTCACTTTTTAAATACAACTACAAGATAATGAAGATATTCTTAAGTGAATTTATTTACGATCAAGAAATACACGTTCGTTTGATTGAGAGTATTCCTAAAAAATCTTTTCAACAGTTCAATCAGGTTTTGGATGAATTAAAAGAGAAGAACTTATTGATTGATTGGAACAATCTGGAGATTCTTCGATTCATAGCCTCAAATATTTTAGGATACTTAATTCAACATTATATTATTGCAGATGGAAAAAAGTGGGACGAACCCTTGGAAATAGAACATGTTACGGAATTTATCGTTAAGGGATTGACACCAATAAAATAG
- a CDS encoding alpha/beta hydrolase — translation MDYLIDQSQADGYATRTLTIFVSPQGKLSFDGGWPKGAKNPEIQVLFGNNHESDYHHTAKWIDKILKMLHRKYNVTRFNAVAHSWGNNAIMYYLEHYSRKKNQPQIDSLVNIAAPMQVLSRDIYRRNDWRYSPQLHKDFKSYIAPDSNIRRLHIRELNIIGQLSFRDHFDKAVPVSSARSLKRVFRGPHQTYRARIFTGPRAEHSALTRRNPKVLHDIENFLWSDDR, via the coding sequence ATGGACTATCTAATTGATCAATCCCAAGCCGATGGCTATGCGACCAGAACTTTGACAATTTTTGTGTCTCCTCAAGGAAAATTGAGTTTTGACGGAGGATGGCCTAAAGGAGCTAAGAATCCTGAGATTCAAGTTTTGTTTGGTAACAACCATGAGTCAGATTACCATCACACAGCTAAATGGATCGATAAAATTTTGAAAATGCTTCATCGTAAATATAATGTGACTCGATTTAATGCGGTGGCTCATTCTTGGGGGAACAATGCGATTATGTACTATTTGGAACACTACAGTCGCAAAAAGAATCAACCACAAATTGATTCATTAGTAAATATAGCAGCTCCAATGCAAGTCTTAAGCCGGGATATTTATCGTCGCAATGATTGGCGATATTCTCCGCAATTGCATAAGGATTTCAAATCATACATTGCTCCAGATTCTAATATCAGAAGACTGCATATTCGAGAATTGAATATTATTGGACAACTGTCATTTAGAGATCATTTTGACAAAGCTGTGCCAGTTTCTTCAGCCCGTTCATTGAAGAGAGTTTTTAGAGGACCCCATCAGACGTATCGTGCCAGAATCTTTACAGGACCCAGGGCAGAGCACAGTGCCTTAACGCGACGAAATCCTAAAGTCCTACATGATATTGAAAATTTTCTGTGGTCAGATGATAGATAA